The Pichia kudriavzevii chromosome 3, complete sequence nucleotide sequence gaaaaattagGAGAAGAGCCTACCATTTTTGCATCTCTTCGAAGTATTCGATTCTATAAGATGAAGCATTCAAAGACTTTGCAATGTGTTTCCTGACTTGATCCACGACCTCAGGATGAGAACATGCACCAAATGCAATTGTTCCTGCTGCATCTGAAATTTCAGAATCAATAATTTCGGTTGCCTTTAAACGACCGAACTTGATATCAGCAAAGGAAGCAACAGCTGCAACTTGTTCATCCATGTTAACTTCTGCAGGCGGGGTGAACTCTTCCTTGTTTTCGTTATCATCACTAGAAGTTGTAGAAAGATAACTACCCTCAGGTTGACTGACATAAATGACAGGTTTGACAATTGTATCTTTGAACATTAATAGTTCAGGTGCATAACTTTTAATGTCTTCTAATCTACGAACTGACCAATAGAATTTGACTTCTTTGTTAGCATCTGTTTCAACTAGTCTTTTTGCATGGAATAGTGGTCCAGAGATACCTGTACCGCCGGTAATAAAAACAGATTTATCAAACATTTGGTATGGTGATTGTTCACCATAGTAACCATCCACTGCTATCTTAATCGcaattgtatttttttcgGATTTTCTACACAGATCTGCAATTTTCTTAGTGATACCCTTTTTGATACGACAAGTAAAGTGAATATGTCCGGGTTGAGATTCAGATGGGTAAACAGTGAATGGATGAGATTGGAAAAAAGTTGTTGGTGTCAAGAAATGGATAAAGGCATGTGCACCAGGATATGGTTTCATGATTTTACTGGTGTTGGCAACAGTGATCTTCAAAACCTCCTCACCAGGGAAATATTCCACAGTCGCAGATGGAGCAAAACCATTTAGGAAAATACGTGCAATTCTAACAACTCTATCAAAGATCCAAATACCACAACATGCCCAGTAAAAATCTTCATAGTCTTGAGATGCAGCGTGAAGCCAAGCAGAATAGAGAAAAGTAACCACCAATATGATATGAGTATACAGGAATATTTCATAGTAGTATTTCCTAATAGGAGCAGCGGCACAGAGTAAAATAATACCACCTGCAACAGTACCGACAATTCCCCATCTATACCAACCTGTTTGGAATCGACTGAATTTATCCAATGCGTAAGTCTGAGAAGCCATAGCGAAGGAATGAATCAAAATTTCCATCATAACGAACCTTGCCAGCCATTTATGGAAAGTAAcaaatctttgatatttcCATCTGGTGATCacttgaaagaaattgttCCTACCAGGGAAAATAAACAAGagaggaagatgataaGACAGACTAATTGCAGACCTGTCACCATAATACCGTGATAAACCAGCTTGTTTGTTTGCAAAAACTGTGTCACCTTCAAGGTAGTCAAAGCCAAGAATAAAATTGGTCAAAACGATGTAcaaaaacatcaaacatATGAAGAACGCTTCTACTCTATCTGGGTTAACACCACCCAAGAAGCCACCGTGCAAATGATTACCCAGTATTCCCAAGGAGAAATTTTTCCTAACAAAGTTAACCAAAGTACCAGTCTTTGCATTATTATAAGTCAACGAAAATCTTGATAACCAGTTAAGAATTCCAGCAACAATCATAACTAAACCtacagcagcaacaaaaGCAATACCCATATAGTGAGAGGTTGAGACATTATCCCATCTATGTTTGTTAGAGATCATTGCAAGTGTAGCAGCTTTCTCAACAGATTTACCATGAATTGGGAATTTTGGAGAAgttttattatattttgaatctTCGTCAATGttaacaaaatcattttgTAGGCTTTCGTAGTTATCAACCAGTTTCTTGGAAgtcattttcttttgtttacCCTTTGTTTGACATAGCTGAACAATTTGCGAAACCAATTTGTCCTTCGATAAATGAGGAAAGTACTCCTCAGTACAACCCAACCATGAAGCCAAAGCGTATTCGTTCTTACAAGAACAAGTGTATTTTTTATCGGATTCAGGTTTACCACAAAAGTATGCCTTCTTACTAATTGCGGACTTACAACCAATAGCAGCATAGTATTCGTTGTCATAAGCCACCCATTCACCAGCTTCAACAACTCCTGTCAATAGTAGAGACCACTGTAATATTGAACCTAATTTCATTTGGTGATAGGATGAATCGATCTTCTGTGTTGATTAACGGATGATATAGAAAGCAACAGAATGATCGGCTCATATGACGATTGAGACAGAAAGCTCATCACAAACAGCAAACTCAATTCTTTATATAGGACGCATGAGATACAAACACCATAGAAAGGTGAAAATATAACA carries:
- a CDS encoding uncharacterized protein (PKUD0C07210; Pfam Domains: Ferric_reduct(5.4e-30)|FAD_binding_8(3e- 19)|NAD_binding_6(3.6e-10)) encodes the protein MKLGSILQWSLLLTGVVEAGEWVAYDNEYYAAIGCKSAISKKAYFCGKPESDKKYTCSCKNEYALASWLGCTEEYFPHLSKDKLVSQIVQLCQTKGKQKKMTSKKLVDNYESLQNDFVNIDEDSKYNKTSPKFPIHGKSVEKAATLAMISNKHRWDNVSTSHYMGIAFVAAVGLVMIVAGILNWLSRFSLTYNNAKTGTLVNFVRKNFSLGILGNHLHGGFLGGVNPDRVEAFFICLMFLYIVLTNFILGFDYLEGDTVFANKQAGLSRYYGDRSAISLSYHLPLLFIFPGRNNFFQVITRWKYQRFVTFHKWLARFVMMEILIHSFAMASQTYALDKFSRFQTGWYRWGIVGTVAGGIILLCAAAPIRKYYYEIFLYTHIILVVTFLYSAWLHAASQDYEDFYWACCGIWIFDRVVRIARIFLNGFAPSATVEYFPGEEVLKITVANTSKIMKPYPGAHAFIHFLTPTTFFQSHPFTVYPSESQPGHIHFTCRIKKGITKKIADLCRKSEKNTIAIKIAVDGYYGEQSPYQMFDKSVFITGGTGISGPLFHAKRLVETDANKEVKFYWSVRRLEDIKSYAPELLMFKDTIVKPVIYVSQPEGSYLSTTSSDDNENKEEFTPPAEVNMDEQVAAVASFADIKFGRLKATEIIDSEISDAAGTIAFGACSHPEVVDQVRKHIAKSLNASSYRIEYFEEMQKW